A single genomic interval of Pseudorasbora parva isolate DD20220531a chromosome 21, ASM2467924v1, whole genome shotgun sequence harbors:
- the ormdl3 gene encoding ORM1-like protein 3 has product MNVGTAHSEVNPNTRVMNSRGIWLSYVLGIGLLHIILLSIPFVSVPVVWSLTNLIHNMCMYIFLHTVKGTPFETPDQGKARLLTYWEQMDYGVQFTASRKFLTITPIILYFLTSFYTKYDRVHFIINTISLLTVLIPKLPQFHGVRLFGINKY; this is encoded by the exons ATGAATGTGGGCACGGCGCACAGTGAGGTGAATCCAAACACGCGAGTGATGAACAGCAGGGGTATATGGCTTTCATATGTGCTTGGTATCGGCCTTCTACACATCATATTGCTCAGCATACCCTTCGTCAGCGTGCCTGTGGTCTGGAGCCTCACCAACCTCATTCACAATATG TGCATGTATATCTTCCTACACACGGTTAAAGGAACGCCGTTTGAGACTCCGGACCAAGGCAAGGCTCGGCTACTGACCTACTGGGAACAGATGGACTACGGTGTCCAGTTCACCGCCTCTCGAAAGTTTCTCACCATCACCCCTATTATACT GTATTTCCTGACCAGTTTCTATACAAAGTATGACAGGGTCCACTTCATCATCAACACCATTTCCCTGCTCACCGTGCTTATCCCCAAACTTCCTCAGTTCCATGGGGTCCGTCTCTTCGGAATCAATAAGTACTGA